TCCGACCGGCAACTTCGGCGACATCTTCGCCGGCTACCTGGCGCGCAACATGGGCCTGCCGGTCAGCCAACTGATCGTCGCCACCAACCGTAACGACATCCTGCACCGCTTCATGAGCGGCAACCAGTACGTCAAGGAAACCCTACACCCGACGCTGTCGCCGTCCATGGACATCATGGTGTCCTCGAACTTCGAGCGCCTGCTGTTCGACCTGCACGGCCGCAACGGCGCCGCCATCGCCGGTCTGATGGATACGTTCAAGCAGGGCGGCGGCTTCAGCGTCGAGGAAGACCGCTGGACCGAAGCGCGCAAGCTGTTCGATTCGCTGGCGGTGAACGACGAGCAGACCTGCGAGACCATCGCCGAGGTGTACAAGGAGTGCGGCGAACTGCTCGACCCGCACACCGCCATTGGCGTACGCGCTGCCCGCGAATGCCGCCGTAGCCTGGCCACGCCGATGGTCGTACTCGGCACCGCGCATCCGGTCAAGTTCCCGGAGGCGGTGGAGAAGGCCGGCATCGACGCGGTACCGGCACTGCCGCCGCACCTGAGTGATCTGTTCCGGCGCGAGGAGCGTTGCACCGTGCTGGCCAACGATCTGACGGTCGTGCAGCAGTTCGTTGCCGCTCACGGCAATCGCGGCAAGCCGCTCTAAGCGCAAAGCCCTGAAGAAAAAGCCGGCCTCTCAGGCCGGCTTTTTTATGCGTGCTACGAAGCGCTCGGCGAAGCGTTCGGCCAGGGCGGTGATGGTCAGGCTGGGATTGACGCCGACGTTGGCCGGGATGGCGCTGGCGTCGACCACATACAGGCCGGGGTGGCCGAATACCTGATGATCGACATCGATCACCCCGTCGGCGGGCGTTGCCGCCATGACTGCCCCGCCCAGCGGGTGAGCGGTGACCGACAGGTTGCCGAGGCTTTCCGGCAAAACGTTCATGGCGATGCCGTTGCTGACCTTGGCAAAGGCGCGGGCGGCGGCGTTGGCCTGCGGCAGGTAGGACGGTGCGCGCCGGCCGACGCTGACCGCCGACTGCAGGCTTTGGCGGCCGCCACGCAGCCAGTTGCGGGCGAAGGTCAGGCGCAACTGGTTGTCGGCCTGCTGCATCACCGTCAGTACCGAGACGCGCCGGTGCCAGTGGCGGGTGCGCCAGGCCAGGCTGCTGCCGAGCGGATGGCGCAGGATATGGCCGAGCACACGCAGGGCGCGGCTCAGCGGGCGGCTGCCGTCGATCAGCGGGCCCATGTAGAAGCGCATGAAGGCGTAACTGGCAGGAAAGCGGTTCTGCGTGATGTGGGTGCGCGGATCCGTATGGAAGTGGCTGGAAATCGTCGTGCCGTCGGTCAGGTCGATGTCCGGATCATGGCTGAGGATGCTGACGATGGCTTCGCTGTTGGTGCGCACATGTTCGCCCAGAGCGCGGGAGACGGCGGGCAGGGTGCGGAAGCGGTCGCGGGAATTGAAAAGGATTTCCAGGGTGCCGATCACGCCGGCGCTGAGGATGACCCGACGTGCGCTCAGTGGCGCCTGCGGCTGCTTCTGCCAGGGATGCCGGCGATGCAGGCGGTAGCCGCCGGCCCAGGGCTCGATATGGCTGACCCGGGTTTCGGCCAGCACCTCGGCGCCGGCCTGCCTGGCCAGGTGCAGGTAGTTGGTCTGCAGGCTGTTCTTCGCTCCGTGCGGGCAGCCGGTGATGCACTGGCCGCAGCGCGTGCAGCCGCTGCGCAGTGGCCCCCGGCCGTTGAAGAACGGGTCGTGCGGTGGCAGCGCCGGGTCGCCGAAATAGATGCCCTGCGGCACGCTGGAATAACTGTCGGCTGCGCCAAGGTGGGCAGCGGTCTGTTCCAGCCAGTGATCCTGCAGGCTGCGGTAGGGGTTCTCGGCGAGTCCCAGCATCTGCTCTGCGCGGGTGTAGTGGGGCGCCAGTTCGGTCTGCCAGTCCGGGCTCAGGTGGGCCCAGGCGTGATCCTGGTAGAAGGTCGCGCCGGGCTTGAGCAGTACGGCGGCATAGACCAGGCTGCCGCCACCGACGCCGATGCCGCGCACCACGCCGACGTGGCGGAACACGTCCTGTGCCAGCGGGCCGGTGAGTTTCAGCGAAGGTGCCCAGAGCAGGTGGCGGGTGGACTGGCCGCTGCGGGCGAAGTCCTTCGGCTGGTAATCCCGGCCCTGTTCGAGTACTGCCACCCTGAGCCCGGCCTCGCTCAGGCGCAGTGCGCTGACGCTGCCGCCAAAGCCGGAGCCGACAATGATCACGTCGTAATCAAACACCTGGCTCATGGTCACGGCTCAGCAGAAAGGGGAAGGCCAGGCGATTGAGCAGCGGC
The sequence above is drawn from the Pseudomonas sp. Z8(2022) genome and encodes:
- a CDS encoding GMC oxidoreductase, which encodes MSQVFDYDVIIVGSGFGGSVSALRLSEAGLRVAVLEQGRDYQPKDFARSGQSTRHLLWAPSLKLTGPLAQDVFRHVGVVRGIGVGGGSLVYAAVLLKPGATFYQDHAWAHLSPDWQTELAPHYTRAEQMLGLAENPYRSLQDHWLEQTAAHLGAADSYSSVPQGIYFGDPALPPHDPFFNGRGPLRSGCTRCGQCITGCPHGAKNSLQTNYLHLARQAGAEVLAETRVSHIEPWAGGYRLHRRHPWQKQPQAPLSARRVILSAGVIGTLEILFNSRDRFRTLPAVSRALGEHVRTNSEAIVSILSHDPDIDLTDGTTISSHFHTDPRTHITQNRFPASYAFMRFYMGPLIDGSRPLSRALRVLGHILRHPLGSSLAWRTRHWHRRVSVLTVMQQADNQLRLTFARNWLRGGRQSLQSAVSVGRRAPSYLPQANAAARAFAKVSNGIAMNVLPESLGNLSVTAHPLGGAVMAATPADGVIDVDHQVFGHPGLYVVDASAIPANVGVNPSLTITALAERFAERFVARIKKPA